The proteins below are encoded in one region of Sporanaerobacter acetigenes DSM 13106:
- a CDS encoding bifunctional 4-hydroxy-3-methylbut-2-enyl diphosphate reductase/30S ribosomal protein S1: MLAKNAGFCFGVKRAVDKATETLMNSNESIYSLGPLVHNKQVVEKFNRQGLKVIENPDEIKLGRVIIRAHGVPYGTYEKLSKNNIDIIDCTCPYVKRIHDKVKEYLQKGYKIVIIGDKNHPEVIGVNGWCNNEGIVINDEKEAETLPHLDKICIVSQTTNRQEKFKALSEIISKKADDVKIYNTICNATYLRQESCKELAKTVEAMIVIGGYHSSNTNKLVEISKKYCNDVFHIETLNDLPIDNMPKFQTIGITAGASTPDWIIKEVIDKMENMNNEEMIKAIEESLVRLHRGDIVKGKVIALNNDEVMVNLGYKSDGIIPKEELSNDPSVSPQDLYKEGEEIEVYVISLDDGEGNVLLSTKILEAIKGWDELEQLYNKKDKVSCKVVDVVKGGVIAIVKGLNGFIPASLISMNYVEDLNVFKDKSFDVKIIDFDRSKKRIILSRKELEKEEIEKKQNEVWNNLEIGEMIDGKVMRITDFGAFVDIGGIDGLIHISDMSWNRIKHPSEVVHEGENVKVQILNFDRKKGRVSLGLKQTMPEPWEVFVKEYKVGDIAEGTVVNMLDFGAFIRLDVGVDGLVHVSQISNEHVNRPADKLSLGEKVTVKIMDIKEDERKISLSMKEVMEDVAKEDEIATENKEMDVTVGDIIKDK; this comes from the coding sequence GTGTTAGCTAAAAATGCAGGCTTTTGTTTTGGAGTGAAAAGGGCTGTAGATAAAGCTACCGAAACTTTAATGAACAGTAATGAAAGTATTTATTCTTTAGGACCATTAGTTCATAATAAGCAAGTTGTTGAAAAATTTAATAGACAGGGATTAAAAGTCATAGAAAATCCAGATGAAATAAAACTTGGAAGGGTTATAATACGGGCACATGGAGTACCATATGGAACTTATGAGAAATTGTCGAAAAACAACATAGACATAATTGATTGTACTTGCCCTTATGTAAAAAGGATTCATGACAAAGTTAAAGAGTATCTCCAAAAAGGATATAAGATTGTCATAATTGGTGATAAAAACCACCCTGAAGTAATTGGAGTAAATGGCTGGTGTAATAATGAGGGAATTGTTATAAACGATGAAAAAGAAGCTGAAACTTTGCCTCATTTAGATAAAATTTGTATTGTATCTCAAACTACTAATAGGCAGGAAAAATTTAAAGCTTTATCTGAAATAATATCTAAAAAAGCAGATGACGTAAAAATATATAATACAATATGTAATGCTACTTATTTAAGGCAAGAATCGTGTAAAGAATTAGCTAAAACAGTTGAGGCAATGATTGTAATTGGAGGGTATCATAGTTCAAATACTAATAAATTAGTAGAAATAAGTAAGAAGTATTGTAATGATGTATTTCATATAGAAACTTTAAATGATTTACCTATTGATAATATGCCTAAATTTCAAACAATAGGAATAACAGCAGGTGCATCTACACCTGATTGGATAATTAAGGAGGTTATAGATAAAATGGAAAACATGAATAACGAAGAAATGATAAAAGCTATAGAGGAGTCATTAGTTAGATTACACCGTGGTGATATTGTTAAAGGAAAAGTAATAGCATTAAACAACGATGAAGTAATGGTAAATTTAGGATACAAATCTGATGGTATTATACCAAAAGAAGAGCTTTCTAACGATCCTAGTGTTTCTCCGCAAGATTTATATAAAGAGGGAGAAGAAATAGAAGTTTATGTAATAAGTTTAGATGATGGTGAAGGAAATGTTTTATTATCAACTAAAATATTGGAAGCAATAAAGGGTTGGGATGAATTGGAGCAGCTTTACAACAAAAAAGATAAAGTAAGTTGTAAAGTTGTTGATGTAGTAAAAGGTGGCGTTATAGCAATAGTAAAAGGCTTAAATGGATTTATTCCAGCTTCCCTTATATCTATGAATTATGTTGAAGATTTAAATGTATTTAAAGATAAAAGTTTTGATGTAAAAATAATAGATTTCGATCGAAGCAAAAAAAGAATTATACTTTCAAGAAAAGAATTAGAAAAAGAAGAAATTGAAAAGAAACAAAATGAGGTTTGGAATAATCTTGAAATCGGAGAAATGATTGATGGCAAGGTCATGAGAATAACAGACTTTGGCGCTTTTGTAGATATTGGTGGTATTGACGGTCTCATTCATATATCTGATATGTCTTGGAATAGGATCAAGCATCCATCTGAAGTAGTACATGAAGGCGAAAATGTAAAAGTACAAATATTGAATTTTGACAGAAAAAAAGGAAGAGTTTCTTTAGGTTTAAAACAAACCATGCCAGAACCTTGGGAAGTATTTGTTAAAGAATATAAAGTTGGTGACATAGCTGAAGGAACTGTTGTAAATATGCTAGACTTTGGTGCTTTTATAAGATTAGATGTTGGAGTAGATGGATTGGTGCATGTTTCACAGATATCTAATGAGCATGTAAATAGACCTGCAGATAAATTGAGTTTAGGTGAAAAAGTTACCGTGAAAATTATGGATATAAAAGAAGATGAAAGAAAAATTAGTTTAAGTATGAAAGAAGTCATGGAAGATGTAGCAAAAGAGGATGAAATCGCTACTGAAAATAAAGAAATGGATGTAACTGTTGGAGATATAATTAAAGATAAGTAA
- a CDS encoding NAD(P)/FAD-dependent oxidoreductase, translating into MSNNIAVIGGGPAGIIAAGFAGSRGKKVKLFDKNNKIGKKLYITGKGRCNITNSAPIEDFFDNVMTNNEFLYSAFYSFTNEDILNLLNSYGLKTKIERGNRVFPMTDKSSDVISTMGKFLMSNNVEIVLNKEVTDIVHESDVFTLIFRDGSKEKFEKVIIATGGKSYPTTGSTGDGYNFAQKLGHTIVAPKPALVPIEVEETWTKQLQGMTLKNVIFSAYVNNKKIHEEFGEMLFTHFGISGPIVLSMSNIINKYQKQNIKFSIDLKPALSEEKLDNRILRDFDKYNNKTIKNGLKDLLPANLIPVILKLSNIDEDKVINQITKEERLRLVKVFKNIELKFKKFRPIEEAIVTSGGVSTFEINPSTMESKIVDGLYFAGEVIDVDALTGGFNLQIAYSTGYLAGSNC; encoded by the coding sequence ATGAGTAATAATATAGCAGTAATTGGAGGGGGACCTGCTGGAATAATAGCGGCAGGATTTGCTGGCTCTCGTGGAAAGAAAGTAAAACTTTTTGATAAAAACAACAAAATAGGCAAGAAACTTTATATAACGGGCAAAGGACGCTGCAATATAACTAATAGTGCTCCTATAGAAGATTTTTTTGACAATGTAATGACTAATAATGAATTTTTGTATAGTGCATTTTATAGTTTTACAAATGAAGATATTTTAAACCTTTTAAATAGTTATGGATTAAAAACTAAAATTGAAAGAGGCAATAGAGTTTTTCCGATGACAGATAAATCTAGCGATGTCATTTCTACTATGGGAAAGTTTTTAATGTCAAATAATGTAGAAATTGTTCTAAATAAAGAAGTAACAGATATTGTACATGAAAGCGATGTTTTCACACTTATATTTAGAGATGGTTCAAAGGAGAAATTTGAGAAAGTAATTATAGCTACAGGTGGAAAGTCCTATCCTACAACTGGTTCTACGGGAGATGGCTATAATTTTGCCCAAAAATTAGGGCATACAATAGTTGCTCCAAAACCAGCGCTAGTACCTATTGAAGTGGAAGAAACTTGGACTAAACAGCTACAAGGAATGACTTTAAAAAATGTAATTTTTTCTGCGTATGTGAATAATAAAAAAATTCATGAGGAATTTGGTGAAATGTTATTTACTCATTTTGGGATTTCTGGTCCCATAGTTTTAAGCATGAGCAATATAATCAATAAATATCAAAAACAAAATATAAAATTTTCTATAGATTTAAAGCCGGCATTATCCGAGGAGAAACTAGACAATAGAATACTTAGAGACTTTGATAAATACAATAACAAGACAATTAAAAATGGTTTAAAAGACTTGCTGCCTGCTAATTTGATACCTGTTATATTGAAACTTTCTAATATAGATGAAGATAAAGTAATAAACCAAATTACGAAAGAAGAAAGATTAAGACTTGTGAAAGTTTTTAAGAATATTGAATTGAAATTTAAAAAGTTTAGACCCATAGAAGAAGCCATTGTTACTTCTGGAGGTGTTTCAACATTTGAAATTAATCCATCTACTATGGAATCCAAAATTGTAGATGGACTATATTTTGCAGGTGAAGTAATAGACGTAGATGCATTAACTGGAGGATTTAATCTCCAAATTGCATATTCAACAGGTTATTTAGCCGGGAGCAATTGTTAG
- a CDS encoding histidine phosphatase family protein, protein MQKLYLVRHGESEWNNLKRIQGQKDTFLTFKGEKQAEKIANRLVSEEIDIIYSSDLKRANETANIIGEKLNLQVTPSEAFREIKFGSWEGLSTEELTEKNSEEHFIWLNQPHNFKMDGAETLYEVQKRAMNKIDSILKSNPNKNILVVSHGATIKTIILGYVGIDLKYYNRMTLNNTSLSIIEFRDRNNVIKLLNDTCHLEEDKYE, encoded by the coding sequence ATGCAAAAATTATATTTAGTAAGACATGGAGAGTCGGAATGGAATAATTTGAAAAGAATTCAAGGGCAAAAAGATACATTCTTAACTTTTAAAGGGGAAAAACAGGCTGAAAAAATTGCAAATAGATTAGTTTCTGAAGAAATAGACATAATATATTCAAGTGATTTAAAAAGAGCAAATGAAACGGCTAATATAATTGGAGAAAAACTAAATCTTCAAGTAACACCATCCGAGGCTTTTAGAGAAATAAAATTCGGTTCTTGGGAAGGACTTAGTACAGAAGAATTGACAGAAAAAAATTCTGAAGAACATTTTATATGGCTAAATCAACCTCATAATTTTAAAATGGATGGTGCTGAAACTTTGTATGAAGTTCAGAAGAGGGCAATGAATAAAATTGATAGTATATTAAAATCTAATCCAAATAAAAATATTTTAGTTGTTTCTCATGGTGCAACAATAAAAACTATTATTTTAGGATATGTAGGTATAGATCTTAAATATTACAATAGAATGACACTTAACAATACAAGTTTGAGCATAATAGAGTTTCGTGATCGCAATAATGTGATAAAATTGTTGAATGATACTTGTCACTTAGAGGAGGACAAATATGAGTAA
- the cmk gene encoding (d)CMP kinase, with the protein MNGSISIAIDGPAGAGKSTIAKIVANRLEIDYIDTGAMYRAFTYKLLCKNIDFNDEKTILKELEDTLIDFRENHIYLDGKIVDKQIRDNIINQNVSYIAKIKEIRDGMVRIQRNIAKDKSIVMDGRDIGTVVLPNADYKFFIVASIEERAKRRYKDLLEKGETTITLEQVKEELEKRDTIDSTREIAPLIKAENAIEVDTTNQTIEESVDTILKIIEGR; encoded by the coding sequence ATGAATGGAAGCATTTCTATAGCTATAGACGGACCCGCTGGAGCAGGGAAAAGTACAATTGCAAAAATTGTAGCAAATAGATTAGAAATAGATTATATAGATACAGGAGCAATGTATAGGGCTTTTACTTATAAATTATTGTGTAAAAACATTGATTTTAATGATGAAAAAACCATCTTAAAAGAATTGGAGGATACTTTGATAGATTTTAGAGAAAATCATATTTACTTAGATGGGAAAATTGTAGACAAGCAGATAAGAGATAATATAATTAATCAAAATGTTTCATATATAGCTAAAATCAAAGAAATAAGAGATGGCATGGTTAGAATACAAAGAAATATTGCCAAAGATAAAAGTATTGTGATGGATGGAAGAGATATAGGAACTGTAGTATTACCAAATGCAGATTACAAATTTTTCATAGTCGCTTCCATTGAGGAACGAGCTAAACGGAGATATAAAGATCTGTTAGAAAAAGGTGAAACAACTATAACATTAGAGCAAGTAAAGGAAGAATTAGAAAAAAGAGATACGATTGATAGCACGCGAGAAATAGCTCCCTTAATTAAAGCTGAAAATGCTATAGAAGTAGATACGACAAATCAAACAATAGAAGAGAGTGTGGATACGATTCTAAAAATAATTGAAGGGAGGTAG
- a CDS encoding CheR family methyltransferase, which translates to MDKYEVFKKQVNDFIHIDLNYYKEKQMKRRITSLLKRNNFNNFDDYFQGLESDKALLDEFVNYLTINVSEFYRNPSQWEVLEKEILPDIINKKNKNIKIWSSACSTGEEPYSMVMLLTKFFDLKDIKILASDIDVGAMDKAKLGIYNSKSLDNLPKEFKVKYFEPIESSYKIKDDIKKCVEFKKMDLLKDVFPRNLDLIICRNVMIYFTEDAKELLYKKFYDSLSNNGVLFVGSTEQIILPDRYKLKSLKTFFYKKDS; encoded by the coding sequence ATGGACAAGTATGAGGTTTTTAAAAAACAAGTTAATGATTTTATACATATTGATCTTAATTATTATAAAGAAAAACAAATGAAACGTAGAATTACTTCACTTTTAAAGAGAAATAATTTTAATAATTTTGATGATTATTTTCAAGGTTTAGAAAGTGATAAAGCACTTCTTGATGAATTTGTAAATTATTTAACTATAAATGTTTCTGAATTTTATAGAAATCCCTCTCAATGGGAAGTTCTAGAAAAAGAAATATTGCCTGATATCATAAATAAAAAAAATAAAAACATCAAAATATGGAGTAGTGCTTGTTCTACAGGAGAAGAACCATATTCTATGGTTATGCTTTTAACCAAATTTTTTGATTTAAAAGATATTAAAATTCTAGCCTCCGATATAGATGTAGGTGCTATGGATAAGGCTAAACTAGGTATTTATAATAGTAAATCTCTTGATAATTTGCCTAAAGAGTTTAAAGTCAAGTATTTTGAGCCTATAGAAAGTTCTTATAAAATTAAAGATGATATAAAAAAATGTGTTGAATTTAAAAAAATGGATTTACTAAAAGATGTATTTCCGAGAAATTTAGATTTAATAATTTGTAGAAATGTGATGATATATTTTACAGAAGATGCTAAAGAATTATTATATAAAAAATTTTATGATAGTTTATCAAATAATGGAGTATTGTTCGTGGGGAGCACAGAACAAATAATATTGCCTGATAGGTATAAGCTTAAATCTTTGAAAACATTTTTTTATAAAAAGGATTCGTAG
- a CDS encoding 2-oxoacid:acceptor oxidoreductase family protein, which translates to MGQQEFRLSGSGGQGLILAGIILAEAALLDGKNVVQSQSYGPEARGGASKAEVIISGNEINYPKVRHCDVLLALTQVAYDKYIDFLREGGTLILDSSVENKSDREDVKTYSVPILKTAKENLKKPMVANIVALGSIYELTNIVNKDSLEKAVLNRVPRGTEELNKKALEEGFNLIKNHKEECYEGKC; encoded by the coding sequence ATGGGTCAACAAGAATTTAGATTAAGCGGATCTGGTGGACAAGGACTTATTTTAGCTGGTATAATTTTAGCTGAAGCAGCACTTTTAGATGGAAAAAATGTAGTACAATCTCAATCATATGGACCGGAAGCAAGAGGCGGAGCGAGCAAGGCTGAAGTAATTATTAGTGGGAATGAAATTAATTATCCAAAAGTAAGACATTGTGATGTATTATTAGCACTTACACAAGTAGCATATGATAAATATATAGATTTTTTAAGAGAAGGTGGAACCTTAATATTAGATAGTTCTGTAGAAAATAAATCTGATAGAGAAGATGTAAAAACTTATAGTGTTCCAATATTAAAGACAGCTAAAGAAAATTTAAAAAAGCCAATGGTTGCGAATATTGTGGCTTTAGGTAGTATTTATGAACTTACTAATATAGTAAATAAAGATTCTTTAGAGAAAGCTGTTCTCAATAGAGTACCTCGTGGTACTGAAGAATTAAATAAAAAAGCATTAGAAGAAGGTTTTAATTTAATTAAAAATCATAAGGAAGAGTGTTATGAAGGAAAATGCTGA
- a CDS encoding 2-oxoacid:acceptor oxidoreductase subunit alpha codes for MTERVIKLMQGNEACVEGALTAGMRFYAGYPITPSTEIAEISATELPKVGGKFVQMEDEIASMGAIIGASLAGLKSMTATSGPGFSLKQENIGYASITEIPCVIVDVQRGGPSTGLPTSPAQGDVMQTRWGTHGDHPIIVLCPSSVRETFDITIRAFNLAEKYRTPVILMMDEVIAHMREKVELPNDDEIEIINRKKAEDSLEKYNPYEVKEGELVPSMAAFGDGYRFHVTGLVHDETGFPKTNPEIAENLINRLNDKIVNNVDDIVTYEEYKLDDAEIAIVAYGGTARSAKSAVNAARNENIKVGMFRPITIWPFPQKQIEELAKRVKKVIVVEMNLGQYYLEVDRIAGKYTEVCKYGRVNGELITPEEILSKIKEV; via the coding sequence ATGACTGAAAGAGTTATAAAACTTATGCAAGGTAATGAAGCATGTGTAGAAGGTGCCTTAACTGCAGGAATGAGGTTTTATGCTGGATATCCTATTACGCCATCAACAGAGATTGCAGAAATTTCAGCAACTGAACTTCCTAAAGTTGGAGGTAAATTTGTACAAATGGAAGATGAAATTGCAAGTATGGGTGCAATAATAGGTGCTTCTTTGGCTGGCTTAAAATCCATGACAGCAACTAGTGGCCCTGGATTTTCTTTAAAACAAGAGAATATTGGATATGCTTCTATAACAGAAATTCCATGTGTTATAGTAGATGTTCAAAGGGGAGGACCAAGTACTGGACTTCCAACATCACCAGCTCAGGGAGATGTTATGCAAACTAGATGGGGTACTCATGGAGATCACCCAATCATAGTTTTATGTCCCTCATCTGTGAGAGAAACTTTTGATATTACAATAAGAGCTTTTAATTTAGCAGAAAAATATAGAACTCCAGTAATATTAATGATGGACGAAGTAATTGCTCACATGAGAGAAAAGGTAGAATTGCCAAATGATGATGAAATTGAAATAATAAATAGAAAAAAAGCAGAAGATAGTCTAGAAAAATATAATCCTTACGAAGTTAAAGAAGGGGAATTAGTGCCATCGATGGCGGCTTTTGGTGATGGATATCGTTTCCATGTAACTGGATTAGTACACGATGAAACTGGATTTCCTAAAACTAATCCTGAAATTGCCGAAAATTTGATAAATAGATTAAATGATAAGATAGTAAATAATGTTGATGATATAGTTACATATGAAGAATATAAATTAGATGATGCAGAAATAGCTATAGTAGCTTATGGAGGAACAGCAAGATCTGCAAAGAGTGCAGTTAATGCTGCAAGGAATGAAAATATAAAAGTGGGTATGTTTAGACCTATAACAATATGGCCATTTCCTCAAAAACAAATTGAAGAATTAGCTAAGAGGGTTAAAAAAGTAATTGTAGTTGAAATGAATTTAGGACAATATTATTTAGAAGTAGATAGAATAGCAGGAAAGTATACTGAAGTTTGTAAATATGGTAGAGTTAATGGAGAGCTAATAACTCCTGAAGAAATTTTATCTAAAATTAAGGAGGTTTAA
- a CDS encoding lysophospholipid acyltransferase family protein yields the protein MLFYKICYFIGNIIFRVVFRFKVTGKNNIPKEGRVVICANHTSNFDPLILALALPRQVHYMAKKELFNNAFLKWLFTSLGAFPVDREAADLSAIRTSVKILQNEKMLGIFPEGTRVYEENLELAKPGVGLITIKGKAPVVPVFMSSKYKPFSKVNITIGEPINFHEYYNQKLTKEDYKTISQKILKSIYSLK from the coding sequence ATGCTTTTCTACAAAATATGCTATTTTATTGGGAATATTATTTTCAGAGTCGTTTTTAGATTTAAAGTAACTGGAAAGAATAATATACCTAAAGAAGGAAGAGTAGTGATTTGTGCAAATCATACTAGCAATTTTGATCCTTTAATATTAGCATTGGCACTTCCTAGGCAGGTACATTATATGGCTAAAAAAGAGCTTTTTAATAATGCTTTTTTAAAGTGGTTATTTACTTCACTAGGCGCTTTTCCTGTTGATAGAGAAGCAGCAGATTTATCTGCAATTAGAACCTCTGTGAAAATTTTACAGAACGAAAAGATGCTAGGTATTTTTCCTGAAGGAACTAGAGTATATGAAGAAAATCTAGAGCTGGCTAAACCTGGAGTTGGACTTATAACCATTAAAGGAAAAGCGCCTGTTGTTCCAGTTTTTATGAGTTCTAAATATAAACCTTTTAGTAAGGTAAATATAACTATAGGAGAGCCTATAAATTTTCATGAATATTACAATCAAAAATTAACCAAAGAAGATTATAAAACGATTAGTCAAAAAATACTTAAATCTATTTATTCTCTGAAATAA
- a CDS encoding MurR/RpiR family transcriptional regulator, with amino-acid sequence MKENADLIKLIQLNFSKLSKSQKLIAEYIMANYDKAAFMTAAKLGEVVGVSESTVVRFANTLGYDGYRDLQNDLHELVKNKLTTVQRISLTNDYTNKENLSKRVFKKDIANISKTFDELDYDNFEKAVETILNGERVYVLGLRSSSFLAGYLGFYLNFILNNVKVVTAGPSDVFEQMLKVTSNDVVIGISYPRYSSRTLDALNYVKGKDCKVIGITDSILSPAAQISDITLIANSNMVSFVDSLVAPMSLINALIIAIGMEKREDITNYFEDLESIWKEYSVYNLNSKDKNN; translated from the coding sequence ATGAAGGAAAATGCTGATTTAATCAAGTTGATTCAATTGAATTTCTCTAAGTTAAGTAAAAGTCAGAAATTAATAGCAGAATATATAATGGCTAATTATGATAAAGCTGCTTTTATGACAGCAGCAAAGCTTGGGGAAGTAGTTGGAGTAAGTGAATCGACAGTAGTTAGATTTGCAAATACATTAGGATATGATGGATATAGAGATTTACAAAATGATTTACATGAATTGGTCAAAAATAAATTGACAACGGTACAAAGAATATCTTTAACAAATGATTATACGAACAAAGAAAATCTTTCAAAAAGAGTTTTTAAAAAGGATATAGCAAATATCAGTAAAACTTTTGATGAACTAGATTATGACAATTTTGAAAAGGCAGTTGAAACTATTCTAAACGGAGAACGTGTATATGTATTGGGACTTAGAAGTTCATCATTTTTAGCAGGCTATTTAGGATTTTATTTAAATTTTATTTTAAATAATGTAAAAGTTGTAACAGCAGGACCTAGTGATGTATTTGAACAAATGCTTAAAGTTACATCCAATGATGTAGTCATTGGAATCAGCTATCCTAGATACTCCAGTAGAACTTTAGATGCATTAAATTATGTAAAAGGCAAAGACTGTAAAGTAATAGGCATAACTGACAGTATACTTTCGCCTGCAGCACAGATATCTGATATAACTTTGATTGCCAATAGCAATATGGTTTCTTTTGTTGATTCATTAGTGGCACCAATGAGTTTGATAAATGCACTTATAATTGCTATAGGTATGGAAAAACGTGAAGATATAACTAATTACTTTGAGGACTTAGAAAGCATATGGAAAGAATATAGTGTATACAATCTAAATAGCAAAGATAAGAATAATTAA
- a CDS encoding indolepyruvate ferredoxin oxidoreductase subunit alpha: MSEQTSKVLHINKSWCKGCGICVAFCPKNVLELKDGKVNIKDLDSCIKCGQCEMRCPDYAIYLGGK; the protein is encoded by the coding sequence GTGTCTGAACAGACTTCTAAAGTGCTACATATTAATAAAAGTTGGTGTAAAGGTTGTGGAATTTGTGTAGCATTTTGCCCAAAAAATGTCTTGGAACTGAAAGATGGAAAAGTAAATATTAAAGATTTAGATTCATGTATTAAATGTGGTCAATGCGAAATGAGATGTCCTGATTATGCTATTTATCTAGGAGGTAAATAA
- the aroH gene encoding chorismate mutase, whose translation MNTVAIRGAITVNENNSEDIINSTIELIKEIEKRNNIDKNSVISILFSTTKDLNSEYPAKGARLMGYTKAALMCFNELEVVGNLKKCIRVMLLCNSNMEQSQISHVYLRDASILRPDLN comes from the coding sequence ATGAATACAGTTGCTATAAGAGGTGCAATTACTGTAAATGAAAATAACAGTGAAGACATAATCAATAGCACTATTGAATTAATAAAAGAGATTGAAAAAAGAAATAATATAGACAAAAATAGCGTTATAAGTATTTTATTTTCTACTACAAAAGATTTAAATTCAGAATATCCTGCAAAGGGTGCTAGATTAATGGGATATACAAAAGCTGCATTAATGTGTTTTAATGAATTGGAAGTTGTGGGAAATTTGAAAAAATGTATTAGAGTAATGTTATTATGTAATTCTAATATGGAACAAAGTCAAATAAGTCATGTTTACTTGCGTGATGCTAGTATTTTAAGGCCTGATTTAAATTAA
- a CDS encoding 2-oxoacid:ferredoxin oxidoreductase subunit beta, whose product MASELVEKYFRTNCLPHIWCPGCGNGIVTRSIVKAIDNLGLDKNKVCIVSGIGCSSRASGYLDFNTIHTTHGRALAFATGIKMAKPELNVIVITGDGDCSAIGGNHLIHAARRNIDITTVVYNNNIYGMTGGQYSPTTPTGDKGTTAPYGNIDSNFDLCNLAKAAGSTYVGRGTVYNPNLIIKLIEEGVKNKGFSFIETLTICPTYYGRKNKKGEAVDMMAYLKDSSVNIAAAEKMNKEELDGKILVGELYKDTRPEYTQEYQRLIDYF is encoded by the coding sequence TTGGCTAGTGAATTGGTAGAAAAATATTTTAGAACAAATTGTTTGCCTCATATCTGGTGTCCAGGGTGCGGAAATGGAATTGTAACACGTTCAATAGTAAAAGCTATAGACAATTTAGGTCTAGATAAAAATAAAGTTTGTATTGTCTCTGGCATTGGATGTTCTTCAAGGGCATCGGGGTATTTGGATTTCAATACAATACACACTACCCATGGTAGGGCTCTTGCTTTTGCTACGGGTATAAAGATGGCAAAACCAGAATTAAATGTCATAGTTATTACTGGTGATGGAGATTGTTCTGCTATAGGTGGAAATCATTTAATCCATGCTGCTAGAAGAAATATAGATATAACTACAGTAGTTTATAACAACAACATATATGGAATGACAGGAGGTCAATATTCGCCAACTACACCTACTGGAGATAAAGGAACTACTGCTCCATATGGAAATATTGATAGCAATTTTGATCTTTGCAATTTAGCTAAGGCTGCAGGTTCAACTTATGTAGGTAGAGGAACAGTATATAATCCAAATTTAATAATTAAGCTCATAGAAGAAGGAGTAAAGAATAAGGGTTTTTCATTTATTGAAACATTGACAATATGTCCAACTTATTATGGCAGAAAGAATAAAAAGGGTGAGGCTGTTGATATGATGGCATATTTAAAGGACAGTTCCGTCAATATAGCAGCAGCTGAAAAGATGAATAAAGAAGAGCTTGATGGCAAAATATTAGTTGGTGAGTTGTACAAGGATACTAGGCCTGAATATACACAAGAATATCAAAGACTAATTGATTATTTTTAA
- a CDS encoding tRNA (mnm(5)s(2)U34)-methyltransferase, producing the protein MSYKYFINALEIAKGIMDNTVFPGDTVIDCTVGNGNDTLYLARLVGLKGKVYGFDIQKKALTLTREKLMSEGLYDRVQLIHDGHENLFEYVDEEIKLGIFNLGYLPGGDHTIVTRSDTTILGIENCLKILSKNGIILIICYTGHVGGLEEKNELEKYFSIVNQKECNVLKFQFINQINNPPVLYGIEKL; encoded by the coding sequence ATGAGTTATAAGTATTTTATAAATGCATTAGAAATAGCTAAAGGTATAATGGATAACACTGTTTTTCCTGGTGATACTGTGATTGATTGTACTGTAGGAAATGGGAATGATACATTATACTTAGCAAGACTTGTAGGTCTTAAAGGCAAGGTTTATGGATTTGACATACAAAAGAAAGCTTTAACTTTAACTCGAGAAAAGCTCATGAGTGAAGGGCTGTATGATAGAGTTCAACTTATTCATGATGGACATGAAAACCTTTTCGAGTATGTAGATGAAGAAATAAAATTGGGGATTTTTAATCTAGGCTATCTCCCAGGAGGAGATCATACTATTGTTACTAGATCAGATACTACAATTTTAGGTATTGAAAATTGTCTAAAAATTTTATCTAAAAATGGAATTATACTGATTATATGTTATACTGGACATGTGGGAGGATTAGAGGAAAAGAATGAATTAGAAAAATATTTTTCTATTGTAAATCAAAAAGAATGCAATGTTTTAAAGTTTCAATTTATCAATCAAATAAATAATCCGCCAGTTTTATACGGCATAGAAAAATTATAA